A part of Paenibacillus sp. IHBB 10380 genomic DNA contains:
- the nhaC gene encoding Na+/H+ antiporter NhaC, producing MMGIKQTRQPKEVQQKIIKPPTLLLALVPVFTMIVLLSLGYVLFELPPEPLIILSAIVAGIVAIKLGHSYDDILRSISEKIAKTMPAILILITVGFMIGTWMVGGTIPMMIYYGLHIINPQFLIITAFLVTAIVSICTGTSWGSAGTIGVAFMGVAAGMDANLAAVAGAVVAGAYFGDKLSPLSDTTNIASLATGVNLYEHIGHLLYTTIPSFIVAAIVYIITGLNTGGAGVNIPEKVGTIMSTLDTIFSWNLLLILPVLIVLFGSLTKKPTIPVMLISSIVAMANAMIFQGFTIQDVMVSAVGGFNLSMVNVAGFDLATVIPDIPRLLNRGGMNSMMGTLLICFSAITFAGVISVTKSLDLIINKLMRLVHSTGSLIVTTIIVGLSMIGITSNGQISILMPGEMLRETYIRKGLHPKNLSRTIEDSATIIEPILPWTAAGAYMAGTLGVATLDYLPWAVLCWTGIIFAALWGFTGFGIAKLSPEQQQEMLKEFDTEQNVS from the coding sequence ATGATGGGAATTAAGCAAACCAGACAACCAAAGGAAGTACAACAAAAGATCATAAAGCCACCTACCCTACTATTAGCATTAGTACCCGTTTTTACGATGATTGTATTACTGAGCTTAGGTTATGTACTATTCGAACTTCCTCCTGAGCCGTTGATTATTCTCTCTGCCATTGTGGCGGGGATCGTTGCTATTAAGTTGGGTCATTCGTATGATGACATACTCAGATCGATATCAGAAAAGATAGCTAAGACGATGCCCGCTATCCTCATCTTGATAACGGTTGGGTTCATGATTGGTACTTGGATGGTTGGCGGTACTATTCCAATGATGATTTATTATGGGTTGCACATTATTAATCCTCAATTTCTCATCATTACTGCGTTCTTAGTTACTGCCATTGTGTCGATCTGTACAGGTACGTCATGGGGATCTGCCGGAACGATCGGTGTTGCGTTCATGGGTGTTGCAGCAGGTATGGATGCTAATCTAGCTGCTGTCGCCGGTGCAGTTGTTGCAGGTGCTTATTTCGGAGATAAACTTTCTCCGTTGTCAGACACAACCAATATCGCCTCTCTAGCAACTGGAGTTAATTTATATGAACATATAGGTCACTTGCTATACACGACCATCCCTTCCTTTATTGTTGCTGCGATAGTATATATTATCACAGGATTGAATACAGGTGGCGCGGGCGTTAACATTCCGGAAAAAGTCGGTACGATTATGAGTACGTTAGATACGATTTTCAGTTGGAACTTGTTACTTATTCTTCCTGTTCTTATCGTCTTGTTTGGTTCTCTTACCAAGAAACCCACGATTCCTGTTATGCTTATTTCATCTATTGTGGCCATGGCCAATGCCATGATATTTCAAGGATTTACGATTCAAGATGTCATGGTTTCCGCAGTAGGTGGGTTTAATTTATCTATGGTGAATGTGGCTGGTTTCGATCTTGCAACTGTCATTCCGGATATACCTCGTTTGCTAAACCGCGGGGGTATGAATTCGATGATGGGAACATTACTTATTTGTTTCAGTGCGATTACATTCGCTGGAGTCATTTCCGTAACGAAATCACTAGATCTTATTATTAACAAGTTGATGAGATTAGTTCATTCTACAGGTTCCTTGATCGTAACAACGATTATCGTGGGTCTATCGATGATTGGTATTACAAGTAACGGTCAGATTTCAATTCTTATGCCTGGAGAAATGCTGCGCGAGACTTATATTCGCAAAGGTCTACATCCTAAGAACCTATCAAGAACCATCGAGGACTCTGCAACGATTATCGAACCTATCTTACCGTGGACAGCTGCCGGTGCCTATATGGCAGGGACACTCGGTGTGGCGACATTAGATTACTTACCTTGGGCAGTACTTTGTTGGACAGGTATCATATTCGCAGCACTTTGGGGCTTCACCGGTTTCGGTATAGCGAAGCTTTCGCCAGAACAGCAACAAGAAATGTTGAAAGAGTTCGATACTGAACAGAACGTTTCATAA
- the argS gene encoding arginine--tRNA ligase: MLLQIAIEAIQPHVSLSVEQIGALLETPPSALMGDVAFPCYALAKIQKQAPHQIAEQLADQIQLHGVEASAVGPYVNLRYDRGYYSNILMQEIQQPDYGQLNVGQGKRVIIDMSSPNIAKPFGIGHLRSTMIGAALYNMYEMAGYEVVSVNHLGDWGTQFGKQITAYKRWGNDEALKENPIKESLRLYVTFHDQVEHDATLEPEARDWFRRLESGDEEAVRLWKYFVEVSMEEFNRMYKRLDVTFDHVLGESFYNDKMAAVVQDLQDQRLLEQSEGALVVRLEEKGMPPCLIMKSDGSTIYPTRDLATAFYRHDVMKGDQLLYVVGGEQKLHFSQVFAVLEKMGAEWVKHCTHVHFGLMKFEGKKMSTRRGKIVQLEEVLDEAIARALQVIDDKNPDLPNKHDVAEAVGIGAIVFGDLKNNRVNEVDFSLEDALNFEGETGPYLQYTYTRTQSLILKSKLNEDEQELLSSTPSDQIINPLGESGWELLKVLTRYPQALKRGIHNNEPSVLARYALDVAQAFNHYYNKERILDQNQDLRTARLTLTQLTGDSLQRTLHILGIGTPNRM; encoded by the coding sequence ATGTTACTACAAATAGCTATAGAAGCCATTCAGCCCCATGTATCTTTAAGTGTTGAACAAATTGGAGCCCTGTTAGAAACACCACCCTCAGCACTGATGGGGGATGTGGCATTTCCTTGTTACGCGCTGGCCAAAATTCAGAAACAAGCACCCCATCAAATTGCGGAGCAGTTAGCGGATCAAATTCAATTACATGGAGTAGAGGCTTCGGCAGTAGGGCCTTATGTCAATTTGCGTTATGACCGTGGTTATTATTCGAATATTCTTATGCAAGAAATTCAGCAGCCTGATTATGGTCAACTGAATGTAGGGCAAGGAAAAAGAGTGATTATTGATATGTCCTCGCCTAACATTGCCAAGCCATTCGGAATAGGGCATCTTCGGTCCACGATGATTGGGGCTGCACTCTATAATATGTATGAGATGGCAGGGTATGAGGTAGTAAGTGTTAATCATCTAGGGGACTGGGGAACTCAATTTGGTAAACAGATCACGGCTTATAAGCGTTGGGGAAATGATGAAGCATTGAAAGAAAACCCAATCAAGGAATCGTTACGTTTGTATGTTACTTTTCATGATCAAGTTGAACATGATGCAACCCTTGAGCCAGAGGCGAGAGATTGGTTCCGTAGATTGGAATCAGGAGACGAGGAAGCAGTTCGGTTGTGGAAATACTTTGTAGAAGTCAGTATGGAAGAGTTTAATCGGATGTATAAGAGGCTTGATGTGACCTTCGATCATGTACTTGGAGAGAGCTTCTACAATGACAAGATGGCGGCTGTGGTTCAAGATTTACAAGACCAGCGGCTATTGGAGCAAAGTGAAGGTGCGCTAGTCGTAAGATTGGAAGAGAAGGGAATGCCTCCCTGTCTAATTATGAAGTCCGATGGATCGACCATTTATCCGACCCGTGATTTAGCGACTGCGTTCTATCGGCATGATGTGATGAAGGGGGATCAATTACTATATGTCGTGGGTGGAGAACAAAAACTTCACTTTAGTCAGGTATTTGCAGTATTAGAGAAAATGGGAGCGGAATGGGTAAAACATTGCACACATGTTCACTTCGGATTAATGAAGTTCGAGGGTAAGAAAATGTCTACGCGTCGTGGAAAGATTGTTCAGCTTGAGGAAGTACTGGATGAAGCTATAGCTAGAGCACTACAAGTCATCGATGATAAAAATCCAGATTTGCCTAATAAGCATGATGTAGCAGAAGCTGTAGGGATTGGAGCAATTGTATTCGGCGACCTTAAGAATAACCGGGTGAATGAGGTAGATTTCTCATTGGAAGATGCACTGAATTTTGAAGGGGAGACGGGTCCATATCTGCAATATACTTACACAAGAACACAGAGTTTAATTCTTAAAAGTAAACTGAATGAAGATGAGCAAGAGCTTCTCAGTAGCACTCCTTCAGATCAGATAATAAATCCACTCGGAGAGTCTGGATGGGAACTTCTCAAAGTGCTTACTCGCTACCCACAAGCACTGAAACGTGGAATTCACAATAATGAACCGTCTGTACTCGCCAGATATGCTCTGGATGTGGCCCAAGCATTTAATCATTATTATAATAAGGAAAGAATTCTTGACCAGAATCAAGATCTTAGAACAGCAAGACTGACATTGACGCAATTAACAGGAGATTCTCTACAAAGAACGTTGCATATATTAGGTATTGGTACTCCGAATCGAATGTAA
- a CDS encoding RidA family protein: MSNIKEIVQTTGAPQAIGPYSQAVKVGHLLFTSGQLGMDPETGLFPVTVEEQTKQSLNNVKAIIEAAGGNMNQIVKSTVFLKDMNDFQVVNEIYSGYFVEPYPARSAVQVARLPKDALVEIEVIVDL, from the coding sequence ATGTCTAATATTAAAGAAATTGTACAAACAACTGGAGCACCTCAAGCAATTGGACCTTATTCACAAGCAGTCAAAGTAGGTCATCTACTCTTTACTTCGGGGCAGCTCGGGATGGATCCAGAGACGGGATTGTTCCCTGTAACCGTGGAGGAGCAGACAAAACAATCTTTGAATAATGTAAAAGCAATTATAGAGGCAGCAGGCGGCAACATGAACCAAATCGTGAAATCGACGGTCTTTCTAAAAGATATGAACGACTTTCAAGTGGTGAACGAAATATATAGTGGGTATTTTGTAGAACCTTATCCCGCTCGTAGTGCAGTACAAGTAGCACGGTTACCGAAAGATGCTCTAGTAGAAATAGAAGTGATCGTAGATTTGTAA
- a CDS encoding MalY/PatB family protein produces the protein MSTNFDEVINRFGTNCAKWDGLVTEYGQEVIPLSVADMDFRAPQALVDETIRIAQHGIFGYTELYPPYYEAVQGWMKRAYAWDIPQEWIVFSPRIVQAFSIILQKFTEIGDRVLIHTPAYQPIAKAVSENDRKLVESPLIYRNGRYEIDFEDMELHMKQGIKVLLLCSPHNPTGRVWNISELARLADLCNLYDVLLVSDDVHADFIRPGHEHTVITKLSEQVAQRSIICTSPSKTFNLASLEIANIIIPNEDLRAKFKKGLVEAGIHNPTFFAVPICETAYTVCDGWLEEVKSYIEGNIHFVKQFFAEHFPEFHIVESEGTYLLWIDCTSFDKNDEKLKRWLLDDSKVSVSFGTTFGQQGEGFIRLNVATSRVTLEEALQRMATAYPSI, from the coding sequence ATGAGTACAAATTTTGATGAAGTAATCAACCGATTCGGGACAAACTGTGCCAAATGGGATGGGTTAGTCACAGAATATGGTCAGGAGGTTATCCCGTTGTCTGTAGCGGATATGGACTTCCGTGCTCCCCAAGCCCTCGTTGATGAGACGATTCGAATAGCACAGCACGGTATATTCGGCTATACGGAGTTATACCCCCCTTATTATGAGGCCGTTCAGGGATGGATGAAGCGCGCCTATGCGTGGGATATCCCTCAAGAGTGGATTGTATTCAGTCCGCGAATTGTGCAAGCCTTTTCAATTATTCTACAAAAGTTTACGGAGATCGGTGATCGCGTGCTCATTCACACTCCAGCTTATCAACCGATTGCGAAGGCTGTCTCAGAGAATGACCGCAAGCTAGTTGAGAGTCCGTTGATCTATCGGAATGGTCGTTATGAAATCGACTTTGAAGACATGGAACTCCACATGAAACAAGGGATAAAAGTACTCCTGTTATGTTCACCGCATAATCCAACTGGACGCGTATGGAACATCTCAGAATTAGCCCGATTAGCAGACTTGTGTAACCTGTATGATGTCCTTCTCGTATCAGATGACGTTCATGCGGATTTTATTCGGCCTGGCCATGAGCATACCGTGATTACTAAATTATCTGAGCAAGTTGCACAACGAAGCATTATTTGTACTTCTCCAAGTAAAACATTCAATCTGGCAAGCTTGGAAATTGCCAACATTATTATTCCTAATGAGGATCTACGAGCGAAGTTCAAGAAAGGTCTGGTTGAAGCTGGAATTCACAACCCAACATTCTTCGCAGTGCCGATATGTGAAACTGCATACACGGTTTGTGATGGATGGTTGGAAGAAGTGAAATCGTATATTGAAGGCAATATTCACTTTGTGAAGCAATTCTTTGCCGAGCATTTTCCTGAGTTTCATATTGTGGAATCGGAAGGCACCTATTTACTTTGGATTGACTGTACGTCCTTCGATAAAAATGATGAGAAACTGAAACGCTGGTTACTGGATGACTCTAAAGTTAGTGTTAGTTTCGGTACAACTTTCGGTCAGCAAGGTGAAGGCTTTATTCGTCTAAACGTCGCCACATCGCGGGTGACTCTTGAAGAAGCTCTACAGCGTATGGCCACTGCCTACCCAAGCATTTAA
- a CDS encoding HesB/YadR/YfhF family protein codes for MNIRMSSEAARWYVKELNLKEGDAVRFFPRYSSGGGLHPGFSLGISVEQPRDEGIYQHIEQIHFYIEDQDLWYLNGYDLIVNYVEPLDDIEYIYEEIEEITSGL; via the coding sequence ATGAATATTCGCATGAGCAGTGAGGCTGCACGTTGGTATGTTAAGGAACTGAATTTGAAAGAAGGAGACGCGGTTCGTTTCTTTCCAAGATATAGTTCTGGAGGAGGGCTCCATCCGGGATTTTCGTTAGGGATTTCCGTTGAACAGCCTCGTGATGAGGGCATATATCAACATATTGAACAAATTCATTTTTATATAGAAGATCAAGATCTCTGGTATTTAAATGGGTATGATTTAATTGTGAATTATGTGGAGCCACTCGATGATATTGAATATATTTATGAGGAAATTGAAGAAATAACCTCAGGTCTATAA
- a CDS encoding ABC transporter ATP-binding protein, which translates to MFIAAIITLCIGVAAELAGPFIAKAMIDDHMLGIEQPFFETNSSDSFGAVPYEGHYYKRGDRFAEDEPKGNEIRVLQQGRSFYFINQPIDVAVGKRSYAEGQLTITNGTIQNSYPAKALTAEQLFTFYKPEIPGIMKLVGLYLLLLVVTIFTEFGKTYWLQASANKVIQKLRTDVYAHIQRLPVHFFDNLPAGKVVSRITNDTEAVKDLFVAVLANFSSGIIYIAGVYVALFMLDVRLGLVCLFVIPILFVWIYLYRKFATKFNTIIRSRLSEINAIINESIQGMSIIRIFRRQKQTNEEFEALNQDYMKHQNKMLNLNAWTTHNLVNVLRSLSFAVLLAYFGFGSLNGANAVSLGVLYAFVDVLGRLFQPITGMVNQLAALDSSMVSAGRVFELMDEEGEAVTDGQMPRYKGNVEFKDVFFAYKKDYVLKNISFEAKQGQTIALVGHTGSGKSSIINLLFRFYDPQQGTITIDGQEVKSIPKQWLRQHMGIVLQDPYLFTGTVASNVSLGDERITREQIEKALRDVGADRILAHLPQGFDEPVVEKGSTLSAGQRQLISFARALAFDPAILILDEATANIDTETESLIQSALEVLKKGRTTFIIAHRLSTIRSADQILVLHRGEIVERGSHDELLKIGGRYHQLYQLQQGNTIASPMASLQGQPIANGAL; encoded by the coding sequence ATGTTTATTGCTGCTATTATTACATTGTGTATCGGCGTAGCGGCAGAGCTAGCGGGACCTTTTATAGCCAAGGCCATGATTGATGATCATATGCTTGGCATTGAACAACCCTTTTTTGAGACAAATTCTTCTGATTCTTTTGGAGCTGTCCCCTATGAAGGTCATTATTATAAGCGAGGTGATCGATTCGCTGAGGATGAGCCTAAAGGGAATGAAATTCGTGTTCTCCAGCAGGGACGTAGCTTCTACTTCATTAATCAGCCCATTGATGTAGCCGTTGGCAAAAGAAGCTACGCAGAGGGGCAATTAACGATTACGAATGGTACAATTCAGAATTCTTACCCTGCTAAGGCTTTAACAGCGGAGCAGCTGTTTACCTTCTATAAGCCCGAAATTCCAGGCATTATGAAGCTGGTCGGATTATACCTTCTTCTATTAGTGGTTACAATTTTCACTGAATTTGGTAAAACCTATTGGCTACAAGCATCTGCAAACAAAGTAATTCAGAAACTTCGTACGGATGTATACGCTCATATTCAGCGTCTACCCGTACACTTCTTCGATAATTTACCCGCGGGTAAAGTGGTATCTCGTATTACCAATGATACAGAAGCCGTCAAGGACTTGTTCGTAGCAGTCCTTGCTAACTTTAGCTCTGGTATTATCTATATTGCCGGTGTCTATGTCGCCCTATTCATGCTCGATGTCCGATTGGGGCTTGTATGTCTCTTTGTTATTCCGATCCTGTTCGTTTGGATCTATTTGTACCGAAAATTTGCAACGAAGTTCAACACCATTATCCGTTCGCGGTTAAGTGAAATCAATGCAATCATTAATGAATCTATTCAAGGAATGTCAATTATTCGTATCTTTAGACGTCAGAAACAGACCAATGAAGAATTCGAAGCACTCAATCAAGATTATATGAAGCACCAGAATAAGATGCTTAATCTTAACGCCTGGACAACACATAACTTAGTTAATGTACTGCGTAGCTTGTCATTTGCAGTATTACTAGCCTATTTCGGATTCGGTTCATTGAATGGTGCTAATGCAGTGTCTCTCGGTGTACTTTATGCCTTCGTAGATGTATTAGGTCGTCTATTTCAACCCATCACTGGCATGGTAAACCAACTAGCTGCACTCGACTCCTCAATGGTCTCTGCTGGAAGAGTCTTTGAATTAATGGATGAAGAAGGAGAAGCTGTTACGGATGGCCAAATGCCTCGTTATAAAGGAAATGTTGAATTCAAAGATGTATTTTTTGCTTACAAGAAAGACTATGTTCTCAAAAATATATCTTTTGAAGCGAAACAAGGACAGACGATCGCACTCGTAGGTCATACCGGTTCGGGTAAAAGTTCAATCATCAACCTTCTCTTCCGCTTTTATGATCCACAACAGGGAACCATTACGATTGATGGTCAAGAAGTAAAGAGTATACCGAAGCAGTGGCTTCGCCAACATATGGGAATTGTGCTTCAGGACCCCTATCTCTTCACAGGTACTGTCGCCTCTAATGTTAGCCTAGGAGATGAGAGAATCACACGAGAGCAGATTGAGAAGGCACTTCGTGATGTTGGGGCTGATAGAATTCTCGCCCATCTTCCACAAGGGTTCGATGAGCCTGTCGTAGAGAAAGGAAGTACACTCTCTGCCGGACAACGTCAACTCATCTCATTTGCCCGTGCTCTTGCATTCGATCCAGCTATTCTAATCTTAGATGAAGCAACAGCTAATATTGATACAGAAACAGAGAGCTTAATACAATCAGCACTCGAAGTTCTGAAGAAAGGTCGGACGACGTTCATTATCGCCCATCGCCTCTCTACCATCCGGAGTGCAGATCAAATCCTAGTATTGCACCGTGGCGAAATTGTTGAGAGAGGTAGCCATGATGAATTATTGAAGATTGGTGGCCGATACCATCAGCTATATCAGCTACAGCAAGGTAATACTATCGCTTCACCAATGGCATCTTTACAAGGTCAGCCCATAGCAAATGGAGCGTTATAA
- a CDS encoding CobW family GTP-binding protein has product MNNPLQKQATPIYILSGFLGSGKTTLLQQMVSHWQEQGLRPAVIMNEIGDVNLEGVLIEETVPMTEMLSGCICCSIRGDLSLEIANLIHTESPDVIVVEATGIANPMEILDGVTEAALYIKIDLKSVITVVDAVHLLELYKEQKGQTYRLMQEQIRCASYLILNKIDRVNEEEQLQLRNIISGWNEFAPIFPTVRCDIDIDLLYKEATFDPSLLIKVESEEHEHKHMHHSHDHVMVYTHYFEHAIDSQQFEEWVSRLPREVYRAKGIISFSDTSSRFLFQYAFRESDFLKITPQGKVPDVAVFIGEHFSKSDLMNGLNALEKRGIVN; this is encoded by the coding sequence ATGAATAACCCCTTACAGAAGCAGGCAACACCTATATATATTTTGTCAGGATTTTTGGGAAGTGGTAAAACGACATTACTTCAGCAGATGGTATCTCATTGGCAGGAACAAGGATTGCGTCCTGCTGTGATCATGAATGAGATTGGTGATGTAAATCTAGAAGGCGTTCTAATAGAGGAAACAGTGCCCATGACAGAGATGCTTAGTGGCTGTATCTGTTGTTCTATAAGAGGCGACTTAAGTTTAGAAATTGCAAATCTGATCCATACCGAGTCTCCGGATGTGATCGTAGTGGAAGCTACGGGCATCGCCAATCCAATGGAAATTCTAGATGGGGTTACAGAAGCGGCTCTCTATATCAAAATTGATCTAAAAAGCGTCATTACGGTTGTTGATGCGGTTCACTTGTTGGAATTGTATAAGGAGCAGAAAGGACAGACCTATCGACTCATGCAAGAGCAGATTCGATGTGCATCCTATCTGATTCTTAACAAAATTGATCGTGTGAACGAAGAAGAGCAACTACAATTAAGAAATATTATATCGGGATGGAATGAGTTTGCACCCATTTTCCCGACTGTTCGTTGTGATATAGATATAGATCTATTATACAAGGAGGCTACATTCGATCCATCCTTGTTGATAAAGGTAGAATCAGAAGAACATGAACACAAGCATATGCATCATTCGCATGATCATGTTATGGTGTACACGCACTATTTCGAACACGCTATAGATAGCCAACAATTTGAAGAATGGGTCTCTCGGCTACCTCGTGAAGTGTATCGTGCGAAAGGGATTATATCCTTCAGTGATACTTCGAGCCGATTCTTATTTCAATATGCGTTCAGAGAATCAGATTTCTTGAAGATTACACCTCAAGGCAAGGTTCCTGATGTAGCTGTGTTTATAGGTGAACATTTCTCTAAGTCGGATCTAATGAACGGTTTGAATGCGTTGGAAAAAAGAGGAATAGTAAACTGA
- a CDS encoding helix-turn-helix transcriptional regulator, which yields MESNNVHLFLEKYFPMASFIASIVGPKCEVVVHDISNPERSIVHIENGHISGRKVGDGSTDLVLKLLKGGAYHEQQFITNYKGKGSLGQIFRSSTYFIKDESGVLVGMMCLNIDVTHLDTAAQWIQDLLEGGGAFPSDPKVPVVTAAEKPVSEYLQGNMDDLLAHMIETVMSRTTVSPNRLSAQEKMELIKEFNDEGVFLLKGGVVQVAKACNMSEPTVYRYLQKVKD from the coding sequence ATGGAATCAAATAACGTTCATCTTTTTCTGGAGAAATATTTCCCAATGGCTTCTTTCATAGCCTCAATTGTTGGACCCAAATGTGAAGTTGTTGTACATGATATTAGTAATCCAGAACGATCGATTGTTCATATTGAAAACGGTCACATTAGTGGTAGAAAAGTGGGAGACGGTTCGACGGACCTTGTATTGAAACTCCTTAAAGGTGGGGCTTATCACGAGCAACAGTTTATCACGAACTATAAAGGGAAAGGATCACTCGGTCAAATCTTTCGCTCTTCTACTTACTTCATTAAGGATGAAAGCGGTGTATTGGTCGGTATGATGTGTTTGAATATCGACGTCACCCATTTGGATACCGCTGCTCAGTGGATTCAGGATTTGTTAGAAGGTGGTGGAGCTTTTCCTTCCGACCCGAAAGTCCCGGTTGTGACTGCTGCTGAGAAACCTGTATCTGAATACTTACAAGGAAATATGGATGACTTATTAGCACACATGATTGAGACGGTAATGTCCAGAACAACCGTTTCGCCTAATCGATTATCTGCCCAAGAGAAAATGGAATTGATTAAAGAATTCAATGACGAAGGGGTTTTCCTACTCAAGGGCGGTGTCGTACAAGTGGCGAAAGCTTGTAATATGTCTGAACCCACCGTTTATCGTTACTTACAGAAAGTTAAGGATTAG
- a CDS encoding ABC transporter ATP-binding protein → MFSVLTKLGWFFRQERKRYMIGLFVLIVCGIGELLPPRLLGNAIDDIVTGSITGPSLIGYILSIIVILIVIYILTYIWMHRLFGGANLVERILRSRYMNHLLGMTPPFFERNRTGDLMARATNDLRSVSATAGFGMLVMTDSTVFLLVILFAMGFLVSWQLTLAAIIPLPFIAIAMKIYGKIIHERYSLAQDAFGDMNDQVLESVAGVRVIRAYVQERSDQERFQKITDDVYRKNMHVAKLDALFEPTIRLCVGLSYVIGLAYGIYLVFKNEITLGDLVSFNMYLGMMIWPMFAIGELINIMQRGSASLDRVDEILSVVPDVNDVAHPIHVDNPETIELRDVTFRYPASTVDNLKHIQFTMQKGQTLGVVGRTGSGKTTLLKQLLHEYPTGSGQLLISGISINNIAKDQLYSWIGYVPQEQILFSKSVRQNIQFGLKDASDDLIMEAIATAAFENDLITLSDGLDTLVGEKGVALSGGQKQRVALARAFIGNPEILILDDALSAVDARTEARIIENIRLKRAGKTTLISTHRLSAVEHADWIVVMEQGSIIEEGTHQDLLAHGGWYLEQFERQQVENKLTT, encoded by the coding sequence TTGTTTTCTGTTCTTACTAAATTGGGATGGTTCTTTCGCCAAGAGAGAAAGCGCTACATGATCGGCTTGTTCGTGCTGATTGTGTGCGGAATTGGTGAGCTACTCCCACCTCGTTTACTTGGAAATGCGATTGATGATATTGTGACGGGCTCGATTACAGGTCCCTCACTAATCGGCTATATCCTATCCATTATTGTTATTCTAATCGTTATCTATATCCTCACTTACATATGGATGCATAGACTATTCGGTGGTGCCAACCTTGTAGAACGTATTCTCCGCTCGCGATATATGAATCATTTACTCGGAATGACTCCTCCGTTCTTTGAACGGAATCGTACGGGTGACTTGATGGCAAGAGCAACAAATGACCTTCGTTCCGTATCGGCTACTGCTGGTTTCGGTATGCTGGTTATGACAGATTCAACAGTATTTTTACTCGTCATTTTGTTTGCAATGGGCTTTCTGGTCAGTTGGCAGCTCACATTAGCTGCCATCATTCCCCTTCCATTCATCGCTATAGCGATGAAGATTTACGGGAAAATCATTCACGAACGTTACTCTTTAGCACAGGATGCCTTTGGTGATATGAATGACCAAGTACTGGAATCGGTAGCAGGTGTTCGTGTTATTCGTGCATATGTTCAAGAAAGATCCGACCAGGAACGTTTTCAGAAGATAACAGATGATGTTTATCGCAAAAATATGCATGTCGCCAAGCTCGATGCTTTATTCGAACCTACCATTCGTCTTTGTGTGGGACTCAGTTATGTGATTGGTCTTGCTTATGGGATTTATCTCGTATTCAAGAATGAAATTACGCTTGGAGACCTTGTCTCGTTCAATATGTACCTTGGGATGATGATCTGGCCTATGTTCGCCATTGGAGAACTCATTAATATTATGCAACGCGGGAGTGCATCACTTGATCGTGTCGACGAAATTTTATCGGTTGTTCCCGATGTTAACGATGTCGCTCACCCTATTCATGTAGATAATCCTGAGACGATCGAGCTACGGGATGTTACCTTTCGTTATCCAGCTTCAACAGTTGATAATCTAAAACATATTCAGTTCACGATGCAAAAAGGACAGACGCTCGGTGTAGTCGGTCGTACCGGAAGTGGTAAAACTACTTTGCTTAAACAGTTGCTTCATGAATACCCAACAGGAAGCGGACAACTGCTCATATCTGGAATTTCCATTAATAATATAGCTAAAGATCAACTCTATAGTTGGATCGGATATGTTCCACAAGAGCAAATTCTATTCTCTAAGTCTGTGAGACAGAATATTCAATTCGGTCTGAAAGATGCAAGCGACGACCTAATCATGGAGGCTATTGCTACAGCAGCTTTTGAGAACGACTTGATAACCCTATCCGATGGTCTAGATACGCTTGTTGGGGAAAAAGGTGTTGCCCTCTCGGGAGGTCAAAAGCAGCGTGTTGCGTTAGCCAGAGCTTTCATTGGTAATCCTGAGATTCTTATTCTAGATGATGCGCTATCCGCGGTTGATGCTAGAACAGAAGCACGAATTATTGAGAATATTAGGCTCAAACGTGCTGGCAAAACAACCTTAATTTCTACCCACCGTTTATCAGCTGTAGAGCACGCTGACTGGATCGTCGTGATGGAACAAGGAAGTATTATTGAAGAAGGAACACATCAAGATTTACTGGCTCATGGTGGCTGGTATCTGGAACAATTCGAACGTCAACAAGTGGAGAATAAACTTACGACTTAA